The Pseudarthrobacter defluvii DNA window CGACACGCCCCCGCCAGGAACCGAATCCACCGTCTTTGGGAAGCTGACGGAACTGCACCACAGGGTGCCCCTGCCCCTGGACAAGGCCACCATGGCAGCCTGGCTGGACCCGCAGGCGGATGACGCAGCCGGGCTTGTGGACCTGGTGCGGTCCCGGGTCAAGGACGCCGCGGCCGACTGGCAGGTGGACCCGGTCGGCACGGAAGTGGGCAACGTCCGGAACAACGGTCCGGAACTGATCCGGCCGGTGGAAGCCCTGTTCCAGCAGCCCCGCTAAGGGCGCCCGGCCTTCACACGGTGACCGTGCCGGCGTCGTCCACTGCCCAGGTGGGGTTGTAGGCAACCTCCCATCGGAAGCCGTCGGGGTCGGCGAAGTAGCCCGTGTAGCCGCCCCAGGGCTGGGTGACCGGTTCTGCGATGATGGCAGCGCCCGCAGCCGCTGCATCCTCCATGACACTGTCCACCTCCGCCGGACTTGCCACGTTGTGGCTGAGAGTGATGCAGGGGACGCCTGACGGCGGATTGGTCCCGGCTTCGGCCTGCATCTGGCGTGCGTCCCAGAGGGAGAGCATTAGGCCGTGGTTCACCTGGATGAACAGCACCTCCCCGGCCACCTCCCGGTGGACGGGCCAGCCGAGGCCCTCAATGTAAAAGGCCCGGGAGTCCTTAACGCTGCGGACACCGAGGGAGATAAAGTCGACTCTGGGTTCCATGCTTCGATACTGTCAGAGGATGGCGACAATTCAAGGAAACGATAGGGATGCCCAGGCCGACAAGGAACAGCTCGCTGCCGTTCGGATTGCCGTAGACGAGGTGGATGAACAGATTGTCACCCTCATCGCCCGCCGCGAACGGCTGATCAGGATCGCTGGAACCCTCAAAGGGGATGACGCCGAGGTGCGTGCCCCTGGCCGGGTGGAGCGCATCATTGAGCACGTGCGCTCCGCGGCGGAGAAAAAGGACATCGACCCGGACATTGTGGAGTCAACCTACCGGGCAATGATCTCCGCGTTCATTGAACTTGAACTGCGGATCCACAAGGAAAACAGCTGAGCTATAAAGAACCGGTGGAGGTGGC harbors:
- a CDS encoding VOC family protein; this translates as MEPRVDFISLGVRSVKDSRAFYIEGLGWPVHREVAGEVLFIQVNHGLMLSLWDARQMQAEAGTNPPSGVPCITLSHNVASPAEVDSVMEDAAAAGAAIIAEPVTQPWGGYTGYFADPDGFRWEVAYNPTWAVDDAGTVTV
- a CDS encoding chorismate mutase, yielding MATIQGNDRDAQADKEQLAAVRIAVDEVDEQIVTLIARRERLIRIAGTLKGDDAEVRAPGRVERIIEHVRSAAEKKDIDPDIVESTYRAMISAFIELELRIHKENS